Proteins from a genomic interval of Helicobacter pylori Shi112:
- the tlpC gene encoding methyl-accepting chemotaxis protein TlpC codes for MRSTRIGSKIVMMVCAVVIAISAVMGVIISYKVESVLQSQATELLQKKAQLVSFKIQSIMKRIFIGANTLEKFLSDENSAINDTLKKHMLSEFLLANPHVLLINAIYTDNNERIITAMNLDSKIAYPNTALNENMTNQIRSLKDITHSDPYYKEINGNKIYGMDITLPLMGKNQKIIGALNLFLSIDAFYTDVVGKKKSNTFLMGKDGRLLINPNREIQDKILSAINPDKRVAKAVEYYNQNEAGTLSYHSLSGNTETFLAIQPFDFFEEKGDNGNQWRWAIGKYVNKSLVFKEATNTKYIIITTLILGVLVLALLVFIIVSSLITKRISRVNNTLNDFFNLLNNPKNNHAISLTPPSAYDEIGQMQTSINENILKIQESIQADNQAIQNSIEVTNHVENGDFTQEIACVPKNKDLQALRNTINSIIQYFRNQIGANIEALNNALEHYKNLDFTHHIQNPKANMEKALNTLGQEISSMLKASLGFANALNHESKDLKTCVDDLTKTAHKQERSLKNTTQSLEEITNIITTIDSKSQEMISQGEDIKSVVDMIRDIADQTNLLALNAAIEAARAGEHGRGFAVVADEVRKLAERTQKSLSEIEANINILVQSIADNAESIKMQNKGVENIHNSINALQQDVQDNLTIANHSLQVSAKIDGISQDILEDVSKKKF; via the coding sequence ATGAGATCTACAAGAATTGGTTCTAAAATTGTCATGATGGTGTGTGCGGTTGTCATTGCGATTAGCGCTGTTATGGGCGTTATTATCAGCTACAAGGTTGAAAGCGTGTTGCAAAGCCAAGCCACAGAATTGTTGCAAAAAAAGGCTCAGTTAGTCAGTTTTAAAATTCAAAGCATCATGAAACGCATTTTTATTGGCGCTAACACCCTTGAAAAATTTTTAAGCGATGAAAATAGCGCTATCAACGACACCCTAAAAAAGCACATGCTCTCTGAGTTTTTGTTAGCAAACCCTCATGTGTTATTGATTAATGCGATTTATACGGATAATAATGAACGAATTATCACTGCTATGAATTTGGATTCAAAAATCGCCTACCCTAATACCGCGCTCAATGAAAATATGACCAATCAAATCCGTTCGCTCAAAGATATAACCCATTCAGATCCCTATTATAAAGAAATTAATGGCAATAAAATCTATGGCATGGATATTACCCTCCCCCTAATGGGTAAGAATCAAAAGATTATAGGCGCGCTGAACCTCTTTTTAAGCATTGACGCTTTTTATACAGATGTGGTAGGCAAGAAAAAGAGCAACACCTTTTTAATGGGGAAAGACGGCAGGCTTTTAATCAACCCTAATCGTGAGATCCAAGATAAGATTTTAAGCGCTATCAATCCGGATAAAAGAGTCGCTAAAGCTGTGGAGTATTACAATCAAAACGAAGCGGGCACTTTGAGCTACCATTCATTGAGCGGGAATACAGAAACCTTTTTAGCCATACAGCCCTTTGATTTTTTTGAAGAAAAAGGGGATAACGGCAACCAGTGGCGTTGGGCAATTGGGAAATATGTCAATAAATCTTTAGTCTTTAAAGAAGCCACAAACACCAAATACATTATTATCACCACTTTGATTTTAGGCGTGCTGGTGTTAGCCCTTTTGGTCTTTATCATCGTTTCTAGTCTTATAACCAAACGCATCAGTAGGGTCAATAACACCCTAAACGATTTTTTCAACTTGCTTAACAACCCCAAAAATAACCACGCCATAAGCCTAACGCCCCCAAGCGCTTATGATGAAATCGGGCAAATGCAAACTTCTATCAATGAAAACATTCTTAAAATCCAAGAAAGCATTCAAGCCGATAATCAAGCCATTCAAAACAGCATTGAAGTAACAAACCATGTGGAAAATGGGGATTTCACGCAAGAAATCGCATGCGTGCCTAAAAATAAAGATTTGCAAGCCCTAAGAAATACGATTAATAGCATTATCCAGTATTTTCGTAACCAAATTGGCGCCAATATTGAAGCCCTAAATAACGCCCTAGAGCATTATAAAAACCTGGATTTCACCCACCACATCCAAAACCCTAAAGCCAACATGGAAAAAGCGCTCAACACTTTAGGGCAAGAAATTTCTAGCATGCTTAAAGCTTCTTTAGGGTTTGCAAACGCGCTCAATCATGAATCCAAAGATTTAAAAACTTGCGTGGATGATTTAACTAAAACCGCTCACAAACAAGAAAGAAGCCTGAAAAACACCACTCAATCCTTAGAAGAAATCACTAATATTATCACAACAATTGATTCTAAAAGCCAAGAGATGATCTCTCAAGGCGAAGACATTAAAAGCGTGGTGGATATGATTAGAGATATTGCCGATCAAACCAATCTTTTAGCCCTAAATGCCGCTATTGAAGCCGCAAGGGCCGGCGAGCATGGCAGAGGCTTTGCGGTGGTGGCTGATGAAGTGAGGAAGCTCGCTGAAAGGACGCAAAAATCGCTCAGCGAGATTGAAGCCAATATCAATATTTTAGTGCAAAGCATTGCCGATAACGCTGAGTCTATTAAAATGCAAAACAAGGGCGTAGAAAACATCCACAACTCCATTAACGCCTTGCAACAAGATGTCCAGGATAATTTGACTATCGCTAATCATTCTTTACAAGTCAGCGCTAAAATTGATGGGATCTCTCAAGATATTTTAGAAGATGTGAGCAAGAAGAAATTTTAA
- the rpsI gene encoding 30S ribosomal protein S9 — MRKIYATGKRKTAIAKVWLTPGKGELSINEQSLNQWLGGHEAIKMKVMQPLLLTKQEQSVDIKAVVFGGGYSAQAEALRHGISKALNAYDIAFRAVLKPKGLLTRDSRVVERKKYGKRKARRSPQFSKR, encoded by the coding sequence ATGAGAAAAATCTATGCTACCGGTAAAAGAAAAACCGCTATCGCTAAAGTGTGGCTCACTCCGGGTAAAGGCGAATTGAGTATCAATGAACAGAGCTTGAATCAATGGTTAGGTGGGCATGAAGCCATTAAAATGAAAGTCATGCAGCCCTTGCTTTTAACCAAACAAGAGCAGTCTGTGGATATTAAAGCGGTGGTTTTTGGTGGGGGCTACTCAGCGCAAGCGGAAGCCTTAAGGCATGGCATTTCTAAGGCTTTGAACGCTTATGATATTGCTTTTAGAGCCGTTTTAAAACCTAAAGGCTTGCTCACTAGGGATTCAAGGGTGGTTGAACGCAAAAAATATGGTAAAAGAAAGGCCAGAAGAAGCCCGCAATTCTCCAAAAGGTAA
- the rplM gene encoding 50S ribosomal protein L13 produces the protein MTKTAKVNEIVRDWVVLDAKDKVFGRLITEIAVLLRGKHRPFYTPNVDCGDFVVVINANKVKFSGMKLEDKEYFTHSGYFGSTKSKTLQEMLEKTPEKLYHLAVRGMLPKTKLGKAMIKKLKVYRDDKHPHTAQTSKKDAK, from the coding sequence ATGACAAAGACTGCTAAAGTCAATGAAATCGTTCGTGATTGGGTTGTTTTAGACGCTAAAGACAAAGTTTTTGGCCGCTTGATCACTGAAATCGCTGTGCTTTTAAGAGGCAAACACCGCCCTTTTTACACCCCTAATGTGGATTGTGGGGATTTTGTGGTGGTTATCAACGCTAATAAGGTTAAATTTTCAGGCATGAAATTAGAGGATAAAGAGTATTTTACCCATTCAGGCTATTTTGGCAGCACTAAGAGCAAGACTCTCCAAGAAATGCTAGAAAAAACCCCTGAAAAGCTCTACCACTTAGCCGTTAGGGGCATGCTCCCTAAAACGAAATTAGGGAAAGCGATGATTAAAAAACTCAAAGTTTATCGCGATGATAAGCACCCTCACACCGCACAAACTAGCAAAAAGGACGCTAAATGA
- a CDS encoding DUF5408 family protein, whose protein sequence is MQKEQEALEIAKKAVKIVFFLGLVVVLLMMINLYMLINQINASAQMSHQIKKIEERLNQEQK, encoded by the coding sequence ATGCAAAAAGAACAAGAAGCCCTAGAGATCGCTAAAAAAGCCGTTAAAATCGTGTTTTTTTTAGGGCTTGTGGTGGTGCTTTTGATGATGATAAACCTTTACATGCTCATCAATCAAATCAACGCGAGCGCTCAAATGAGCCACCAAATCAAAAAGATAGAAGAAAGGCTTAATCAGGAGCAAAAATAA